In Ignavibacteriales bacterium, the sequence TTCCGATACCCCACGCAAGCACACACGGATACCCGCCATCTCGTTCCACCATTTCCCGTGTCTGGATTTCTGCCATTGATTGGAAAGCTTCTTCATTTAATATTTCCGCCGGCACATTCCACACAGGCATTTCTTCAATGACGAGTAATCCATAGCGGCTGCAAAGGTTCAGCATATAAGGATGCGGCGGATGAAACGCAAATCGAACTGCGTTGGCGCCAAGTGCTTTGATGAGAACAACATCCTTCTCCATCTGTTCATACGAAAGAGACGCCCCCCATCTCGGCGAATCTTCCATCCACACGACACCTTTCAGTTTTATTTTGTTGCTATTTAGTATGAATGCGTTTTCTTGCACTTGTACGGATGTAAATCCCATATTCAAATTATATTGGTCAACCGCTACTCTTTGCTTTCCTTCAATAGCGACGACACTTGTTTTCAGAATATAGAGTTCTGGATTTTCGGGACTCCAAAGCTTCGGTCCGTTCACAGTGAGCGCAAGCTGGACATTTGCATTTTTATTTGATTCGAGTGTTATAGGTGCTGACGTCCCTTGCGCAATGAGTAGATCTGAGAACCGTTCATGTAACTCGACGTTGAGGAAGTAGGAAGATTGTTTTGATCTTGATGAAAGCGAATCCCGATTCAACGGACCGAATTGTTTATTGCTCAAAACACATTCAAGCCGAACAGTTGCTTGATTCATTTGAATGTTAGAGCTTGTTTGAAAACGGACATGGTCCACCCAAAGCCGTGGTGTTGCTAGTATATAGACATCACGTAAAATACCACCGTAATTTTTCCATCCCCAAATTTGTTTCCATACAGGGAGAGTTTTACGGGCACTCAACCGGTTACTCACCATCACCTTGATTGTGTTTTCCTGGCCAATCTGCAATACATCATCCGGGACGTCAAACTCAAAACTTGTATATCCGCCAACATGTTTTCCGATGAATACATCATTGATAAAAATTTCGCATTCGTAATTAATTCCAAGCGCCACAAACTTGAATGCAGACTTTTTAAGAAGTTCTTCGCTCACAGCGAAGGTGCGGTGTAATGTTACCTGTCCTTCATAGGCAATTGAACTTGGAACTTTAATATCCCGCCATATGTCGCCGCTGATGGAATATTGCCAGGTCCCTGCCAAGTCAATTTTCTTGCGTGTGGGCGAATCGATATGCATTCCTGCGTCTAACCCCTCGAGTGTTGGTTGGCCATTTGTAAGAATAAGTGGTTGAGACACTACAATTGAGCACAAACTCGAAACGATGGAAAGGACGAGGAACGCAGAAAAGACACAGTAAATATGAGGTTTTTTTGCCAATTTAATGAACTTGATGTGCGAGGAAGTCGACTTCATCGAACCTCGACAAAGCCAGGTTGCCGCTTTCAATAACGGCATCGCCCAAAATCATCTTAATATAATACATAAAACCAGCGAAAGCAATGGAATTTCGAATGTATTTAGTGGTTTTTATGCCGAATGTTTACTATGATTTTACAAAATGTTGTCGTTGAACGAGTTTTATTTCTCTTATTTATACATCTGCTGAACGCTGACCGATATTATTCAGCACATAGAAAGTGAGTTATTTTTATGACTCGACCCATCCTTTCTTACACCGTTGCCCCATCAATTCCAAAAGAACTTCAATGCCTTCAATCCATCGCATATAATCTGCTTTGGGTGTGGGATCACGAACTGATGGAACTCTTTATGCGGATTGATCTGGATTTATGGGAACAAACAAATCACAATCCAGTACAGATGCTGGGAATGATTAAACAGGAACGTCTCATCACACTAACACGGGACGATGCGTTTCTCGCCCAAGCGGAACGTGCATGCAGGCGTTTTGCTGAATATCAGGAAAACGGATCGAGTTGGTTTCTCAAAACTCATCCGGCAGAAAAAGATAGCTGCTTTGCGTATTTCTCCGCGGAGTTTGGATTAACCGAGTGTTTGCAAAATTATTCCGGCGGATTGGGAGTTCTTTCCGGCGACCACTTAAAAGCTGCCAGCGATTTGGGACTGCCACTTGTCGGTGTCGGATTATTATATCAGCAAGGATATTTTCGTCAATACCTGAACGCTGATGGATGGCAGCAAGAACGAAATCCGGAAAATGATTTTTACGCGCTTCCACTGAAACAAGCGCTTGACTCTGATGGAAAGCCAAAGACTGTTTCTGTGGATTTACCTGGTCGGCAAGTATTTGCCCAAATTTGGTTAGTCCAGGTTGGACGTGTGAAGCTTTATCTTCTCGATACAAACATTCCTCAAAATTCTCCGGAAGACCAGAATATTACCGATCAGTTGTATGGCGGCGATCGGGAACTGCGCATCAAACAAGAAATTCTCCTTGGCATCGGCGGCTGCCGTGCATTGACAGCAGTCGGTTTAAAACCATCGGTCTTTCATTTAAACGAGGGGCATTCATCATTCCTTACACTGGAACATTGCCGCAATTTGATGCAGGAGTATAAAATAAGTTTTGCTGAAGCACGTGAAGGAACAATCGCAAGTACAGTTTTTACGACGCACACACCTGTGCCTGCCGGCAACGATTATTTTGATCCAAAGCTGATGGAACAATATTTCAACCAGTACTATCGGGACTTGGGATTAACACAAGCAGAATTTCTCGGACTCGGACGTGAGAATCCAAACAACGCCGCCGAAAGTTTTTGCATGACCATTCTTGCACTTAAAATGTCCGGACATAGCAATGGCGTAAGCAAACTGCACGGCAAAGTATCGCGAGAAATGTGGAAAAATGTCTGGCCCGGTATCCCCGTACAGGACATCCCAATTATCTCAATCACCAATGGCGTACACGCACCATCGTGGATCAGCCGCGATATGGTTGGGTTGTTCGATCGCTATCTTGGTCCCGGTTGGCGCGAAGATGCTGCACAACAATATGGACTGTGGGGACGTGTGCATCATATTCCTGATGAAGAACTATGGCGCACACACGAACGCCGGCGCGAACGGCTAGTTGCTTTTGCACGCAACCGTCTGCGATCACAGCTTGAAGCCCGCGGTGCAACTCCTTCCGAAATATCGCAATCCGACGAG encodes:
- a CDS encoding beta galactosidase jelly roll domain-containing protein encodes the protein MKSTSSHIKFIKLAKKPHIYCVFSAFLVLSIVSSLCSIVVSQPLILTNGQPTLEGLDAGMHIDSPTRKKIDLAGTWQYSISGDIWRDIKVPSSIAYEGQVTLHRTFAVSEELLKKSAFKFVALGINYECEIFINDVFIGKHVGGYTSFEFDVPDDVLQIGQENTIKVMVSNRLSARKTLPVWKQIWGWKNYGGILRDVYILATPRLWVDHVRFQTSSNIQMNQATVRLECVLSNKQFGPLNRDSLSSRSKQSSYFLNVELHERFSDLLIAQGTSAPITLESNKNANVQLALTVNGPKLWSPENPELYILKTSVVAIEGKQRVAVDQYNLNMGFTSVQVQENAFILNSNKIKLKGVVWMEDSPRWGASLSYEQMEKDVVLIKALGANAVRFAFHPPHPYMLNLCSRYGLLVIEEMPVWNVPAEILNEEAFQSMAEIQTREMVERDGGYPCVLAWGIGNQFDSADEQALGFVKKISEVIHQLDDRPVYYGSPMLKNDVCTSGVDFVGITLPQCDLKTFRRLLSEWERNHPSQPLVVLSYGKEVEQNNRNGYSDPMSQEAQARFFIQYYAALKEANTAGSFVLALTDWRGDRPLLNFGLGDRYLHPVGLLSQSREKRLAYEVVRVLYNEERITAIPAGNHRMNFPWVHVLIGFLVIVLIGYEYTNRRFGESLQRSLIRSYNFFVDLRDLHTVSIGHTLILSGAISTTLACLLSGIMYHYRADRFADYIITYLCTMDYVKEQFIRATWHPFAGIVVLTCLFFLAGAILALLMWVLALFIRIQVSWVHVYSVSVWGAAPIIFLSPLAMSLFKIMENPSYVLPSLVLIGLFLFWTLLRVLKGVSVMYDLSPVKTYVGGFLMCIILLGGLFLYYDSIFALSSYLKFIIHLAQNLG
- the glgP gene encoding alpha-glucan family phosphorylase — translated: MTRPILSYTVAPSIPKELQCLQSIAYNLLWVWDHELMELFMRIDLDLWEQTNHNPVQMLGMIKQERLITLTRDDAFLAQAERACRRFAEYQENGSSWFLKTHPAEKDSCFAYFSAEFGLTECLQNYSGGLGVLSGDHLKAASDLGLPLVGVGLLYQQGYFRQYLNADGWQQERNPENDFYALPLKQALDSDGKPKTVSVDLPGRQVFAQIWLVQVGRVKLYLLDTNIPQNSPEDQNITDQLYGGDRELRIKQEILLGIGGCRALTAVGLKPSVFHLNEGHSSFLTLEHCRNLMQEYKISFAEAREGTIASTVFTTHTPVPAGNDYFDPKLMEQYFNQYYRDLGLTQAEFLGLGRENPNNAAESFCMTILALKMSGHSNGVSKLHGKVSREMWKNVWPGIPVQDIPIISITNGVHAPSWISRDMVGLFDRYLGPGWREDAAQQYGLWGRVHHIPDEELWRTHERRRERLVAFARNRLRSQLEARGATPSEISQSDEILNPEALTIGFSRRFATYKRSTLLLRNPERLINILNNKERPVQIIFAGKAHPNDNPGKELIRQIIHFERRPEARRRMVFIEDYDMVVARYLVQGVDVWLNTPLRPMEASGTSGMKATLNGAINVSILDGWWAEACCANTGWAIGRGEEYRDEEYQNEVESNALFDLLEKEIIPLFYSRTADNLPRPWISKMKSAMRVIGPEYNTNRMVRQYTEEMYLPALQRAEALSQNKLERAKQLAAWKQNLRNNWNTLKILDIKIDKHDGFKVGDECIVHTWLDLGKLNPEDVSVEMFFGPLDAKGDIDAAKTLPMQFHKKINDDTFEFIGNIKLESSGRMGHTVRVLPKHPDIDSPFREGLILWA